The proteins below are encoded in one region of Clostridium pasteurianum DSM 525 = ATCC 6013:
- the adhE gene encoding bifunctional acetaldehyde-CoA/alcohol dehydrogenase has protein sequence MKVSSIDELNVRLEEMREAQRKFSTFTQKQVDEIFRQAAMAALDARIPLAKMTVEETGMGLVEDKVIKNHFAAEYIYNQYKDEKTCGVIEEDESYGITKIAEPIGIVAAVIPTTNPTSTAIFKTLISLKTRNAIMLSPHPRAKNSTIEAAKIISEAAIKAGAPKGIIGWIDEPSIELTQILMQKADITLATGGPSMVKSAYSSGKPAIGVGPGNTPVIIDESAHIKMAVSSIILSKTFDNGVICASEQSVIVLDSIYDEVKKEFAERGAYIIKPDEIDKVRNTIFINGSINSKIVGQSAYKIAEMSGIKIPETARILIGEVTSLTEEEPFAHEKLSTVLAMYRAKDFDDALEKAVTLVNLGGLGHTSGIYANVIKAKDKIDKFSSAMKTVRTFINIPTAQGASGDLYNFKIAPSFTLGCGSWGGNSVSENVGPKHLLNIKRVAERRENMLWFRVPEKIYFKFGSLQFALRELKDLNKKRAFIVTDKVLHDLGYVDSITKVLEEIGVEFKVFTEVEPDPTLFTARKGTEEMMDFKPDTIISLGGGSAMDAAKIMWVMYEHPEVRFEDLAMRFMDIRKRIYNFPKLGEKAMMIAVATSAGTGSEVTPFAVITDEKTGVKYPLADYELTPDMAIVDAELMMNMPKGLTAASGIDALIHGIEAYTSVLASEYTNGLALEAIRLIFKYLPLAYSEGTTNEKAREKMAHASTMAGMAFANAFLGVCHSMAHKLGAEHHIAHGTANALLIEEVIRFNAVDNPVKQAAYPQYKYPNAKWRYGKIADYLGLGGSTDDEKVELLIKAIHELKEKINLPMTIREAGVSEKKFYATLDKMCELAFDDQCTGANPRYPLISEIKQMFINAFDKEPISVEEK, from the coding sequence ATGAAAGTTAGTAGTATTGATGAATTAAATGTAAGATTAGAGGAAATGAGAGAGGCCCAGAGAAAATTTTCAACTTTTACGCAAAAACAGGTGGATGAAATTTTCAGACAGGCAGCTATGGCGGCATTGGATGCAAGAATACCACTGGCAAAAATGACAGTGGAAGAAACAGGTATGGGACTTGTAGAAGATAAAGTTATAAAAAATCATTTTGCAGCTGAATATATATATAATCAGTATAAAGATGAAAAAACCTGTGGTGTTATAGAGGAAGATGAATCCTATGGAATAACTAAAATTGCAGAACCTATAGGTATTGTAGCGGCAGTTATACCTACCACTAATCCAACCTCAACAGCAATATTTAAGACATTGATATCACTAAAAACTAGAAATGCCATAATGTTATCACCACATCCAAGAGCAAAGAATTCAACTATAGAGGCAGCTAAAATAATATCAGAGGCAGCAATAAAAGCCGGTGCACCAAAAGGTATAATAGGATGGATAGATGAACCATCTATTGAGCTTACTCAAATATTAATGCAGAAGGCAGATATAACCTTGGCTACCGGAGGACCTTCTATGGTTAAATCAGCTTATTCTTCAGGTAAGCCGGCTATAGGTGTGGGCCCTGGAAATACTCCTGTTATAATTGATGAAAGCGCTCATATAAAGATGGCTGTAAGTTCAATAATACTTTCAAAGACTTTTGATAATGGTGTTATCTGTGCCTCTGAGCAGTCTGTAATCGTTTTGGATTCCATATATGATGAAGTTAAAAAAGAATTTGCAGAAAGAGGAGCCTATATAATTAAACCAGATGAAATAGATAAAGTAAGAAATACAATTTTTATAAATGGAAGTATAAATTCAAAAATAGTAGGACAGTCAGCATACAAAATAGCTGAAATGTCAGGAATTAAGATCCCTGAAACTGCAAGAATTCTCATAGGAGAAGTAACATCTTTAACAGAAGAAGAACCTTTTGCTCATGAAAAGCTATCTACAGTATTAGCTATGTACAGAGCCAAGGATTTCGACGATGCACTTGAAAAGGCTGTAACTCTTGTTAATTTAGGAGGTCTTGGTCATACTTCAGGAATATATGCCAATGTAATAAAGGCAAAAGATAAGATAGATAAATTCAGCAGTGCTATGAAAACTGTTAGAACATTTATAAATATACCTACAGCCCAGGGTGCAAGTGGAGACTTATATAACTTTAAAATAGCTCCGTCCTTTACATTAGGATGCGGTTCCTGGGGAGGAAATTCTGTATCAGAAAATGTTGGACCTAAACATCTGCTAAATATAAAACGTGTAGCTGAAAGGAGAGAAAATATGCTTTGGTTCAGAGTACCAGAAAAAATTTACTTCAAATTTGGATCTCTGCAATTTGCACTGAGAGAGTTAAAAGATTTAAATAAAAAAAGAGCATTTATAGTTACAGACAAGGTACTTCATGATCTTGGATATGTAGATTCCATTACCAAAGTACTTGAAGAAATAGGTGTTGAATTTAAAGTGTTTACAGAAGTAGAACCAGATCCAACTCTTTTCACAGCTAGAAAAGGCACAGAAGAGATGATGGATTTTAAACCAGACACTATAATATCTCTTGGAGGAGGATCTGCTATGGATGCAGCTAAAATAATGTGGGTAATGTATGAGCATCCTGAAGTAAGATTTGAAGACCTTGCCATGAGATTTATGGATATAAGAAAGAGAATATATAATTTCCCAAAACTTGGAGAAAAGGCTATGATGATAGCTGTGGCAACTTCTGCTGGAACAGGATCAGAAGTTACCCCTTTTGCAGTAATAACAGATGAAAAAACAGGAGTTAAATATCCGTTGGCAGATTATGAACTTACTCCAGATATGGCTATAGTAGATGCAGAACTTATGATGAATATGCCAAAAGGTCTTACTGCAGCTTCCGGTATAGATGCACTAATACATGGAATAGAGGCTTATACTTCAGTTTTAGCATCAGAATACACCAATGGATTAGCCTTGGAAGCTATAAGACTTATATTTAAATATTTGCCTTTAGCTTATTCAGAAGGTACTACCAATGAAAAGGCAAGAGAAAAAATGGCTCATGCATCTACTATGGCAGGAATGGCTTTTGCCAATGCCTTCCTTGGGGTATGCCACTCCATGGCACATAAACTGGGAGCAGAGCATCACATAGCCCATGGAACTGCCAATGCACTGTTAATTGAAGAAGTTATAAGATTTAATGCGGTAGATAATCCAGTAAAACAGGCAGCTTATCCTCAATATAAATATCCAAATGCAAAATGGAGATATGGAAAAATTGCAGATTATTTAGGATTAGGAGGAAGCACTGATGATGAGAAGGTAGAACTTTTAATTAAGGCAATACATGAATTAAAAGAGAAAATAAATCTGCCAATGACAATTAGAGAAGCAGGAGTTTCAGAAAAGAAATTTTATGCAACTCTTGATAAAATGTGTGAACTTGCCTTTGATGATCAGTGTACAGGAGCTAACCCAAGATATCCATTAATAAGTGAGATTAAGCAGATGTTTATCAATGCTTTTGATAAAGAGCCGATAAGTGTTGAAGAAAAATAG
- a CDS encoding sugar-binding transcriptional regulator, whose translation MSKWDETRMLVKISQLYYIDNMTQSEISKKLGIYRTTISRLLKKAREDGIVSITIKSDYNQCFELEKDIEKTFELKEACIVPSEPKQTNTVKAQALGYAAAEYLKRISKDGDAIGFAWGTTLASMARELTNCKPISANIIPLVGGFSDSDSENHVSTIVSKVANEFKAKAHYLYAPAITSDKTIKDAIVKDINYQNISRLWEIINIAFVGIGALNKSSNVLWNSEYRNNTININNDNAIGEICSRFYDVNGNIVDSELNDRTVAIELDKLTTLKYSVGVAESHEKVPAILSALKAKFINVLITTDETAKLLLELDSQIKKSKSL comes from the coding sequence AATATCACAATTGTATTATATAGATAATATGACACAGAGTGAAATATCTAAAAAATTAGGCATTTATAGGACTACTATAAGCAGGCTTTTGAAAAAAGCTAGAGAGGATGGCATAGTAAGTATTACTATAAAAAGTGATTATAACCAATGTTTTGAATTAGAAAAAGATATAGAAAAGACTTTTGAATTGAAAGAGGCCTGTATAGTTCCATCAGAACCAAAACAAACGAACACTGTTAAAGCTCAGGCACTTGGATATGCAGCAGCAGAGTACTTAAAAAGAATAAGCAAAGATGGAGATGCTATAGGATTTGCTTGGGGAACGACTTTAGCCTCTATGGCAAGAGAACTTACAAATTGCAAGCCTATATCAGCTAATATTATCCCTTTAGTTGGTGGGTTTAGTGACAGCGACAGTGAAAATCATGTGAGCACAATAGTATCTAAGGTTGCAAATGAGTTTAAAGCAAAAGCTCATTATCTCTATGCACCAGCTATAACTTCAGATAAAACTATAAAAGATGCAATAGTAAAGGATATAAATTATCAAAATATATCTCGACTTTGGGAGATAATAAACATAGCTTTTGTTGGAATAGGAGCTTTAAATAAGTCTTCTAATGTACTATGGAATAGTGAATATAGAAATAATACTATAAATATAAATAACGATAATGCCATAGGAGAGATATGCTCAAGATTTTATGATGTAAATGGAAATATAGTTGATAGTGAGCTCAATGACAGAACTGTTGCTATAGAGTTAGATAAATTAACGACATTGAAATATTCTGTTGGGGTGGCAGAATCCCATGAGAAGGTTCCAGCAATACTAAGCGCTCTAAAAGCAAAATTTATTAATGTATTAATTACTACAGATGAGACTGCTAAATTACTTTTAGAATTGGACAGCCAGATTAAAAAGAGTAAAAGTTTATAA
- the glmS gene encoding glutamine--fructose-6-phosphate transaminase (isomerizing) — MCGIVGYVGEKNAESILVNGLRKLEYRGYDSAGVAIINDKGEMNLSKSKGRLSGLEEKLKQNPLQGSVGIGHTRWATHGEPSDTNCHPHTNQKKTISVVHNGIIENYLEIKEFLTSKGYEFYSETDTEVIPNLIDYYYKGNLLEAVMEATSKIEGSYALGIMSVEEPGKVVAVRKDSPLIVGIGKGEYFIASDVPAILNHTRDIVYLNDKEFVEMTKDEIKFYSKAGKELKKDIHHVTWNADAAEKGGFEHFMIKEIHEQPKAIKDTMASRIVPGKSISIDNIALTKGQIQNIEKIYIVACGTAYHAGIIGKYVIEKMARIPVEVDIASEFRYRNPILSDKTLLIVMSQSGETADTLAALREAKAKGVRVLAITNVVGSSVAREADDVLYTWAGPEIAVASTKAYTTQLITMYILGLFLAENKNTMTSEEIEDIKNSMLTLPEKAEEVLKQKEVLQKFAESTYMQKDMFFLGRGIDYAVAMEGALKVKEISYIHSEAYAGGELKHGTIALIEEGTIVIALATQNDLYEKMLSNVKEITTRGAKVLGLTVEGNESIEKTVDSALYVPKVNSILLPVITVISLQLLAYYIAAAKGCDIDKPRNLAKSVTVE, encoded by the coding sequence ATGTGTGGAATAGTTGGTTATGTAGGAGAAAAGAATGCAGAATCTATTTTGGTAAACGGTTTAAGAAAATTGGAGTATAGAGGATATGATTCAGCAGGAGTAGCAATTATTAACGACAAAGGTGAAATGAATCTGTCTAAAAGTAAGGGGAGACTATCTGGGCTTGAAGAAAAATTGAAACAAAACCCCTTACAAGGCAGTGTGGGAATAGGTCATACAAGATGGGCTACTCATGGAGAACCATCAGATACAAATTGTCATCCACATACTAATCAGAAAAAGACAATTAGTGTAGTGCACAATGGTATAATTGAAAATTATCTAGAGATTAAAGAATTTCTTACTTCAAAAGGATATGAATTTTATTCAGAAACTGATACAGAAGTAATTCCTAATTTAATTGATTACTACTACAAAGGTAATCTTTTAGAAGCAGTTATGGAAGCCACTTCTAAAATTGAAGGAAGTTATGCACTGGGAATTATGTCAGTTGAAGAACCCGGAAAGGTAGTTGCTGTAAGAAAAGACAGTCCTCTTATAGTAGGTATTGGTAAAGGTGAATATTTCATTGCTTCTGATGTTCCTGCAATTCTAAATCATACAAGAGATATAGTATATTTAAATGATAAAGAATTTGTTGAAATGACAAAGGATGAAATCAAATTCTATTCTAAAGCAGGCAAAGAATTAAAGAAAGATATTCATCATGTAACATGGAATGCGGATGCTGCTGAAAAAGGTGGATTTGAGCATTTCATGATAAAAGAAATTCATGAACAGCCAAAAGCAATAAAAGATACAATGGCATCAAGAATTGTACCAGGTAAATCAATAAGTATAGACAATATTGCATTAACAAAAGGACAGATACAAAATATAGAAAAAATATATATAGTAGCTTGTGGAACTGCATATCATGCAGGTATTATAGGAAAATATGTAATAGAAAAAATGGCAAGAATACCTGTAGAGGTAGATATTGCATCTGAATTCAGATATAGAAATCCAATTTTGTCTGATAAGACATTGCTGATTGTAATGAGCCAATCAGGAGAAACAGCAGATACTTTAGCTGCATTAAGAGAAGCTAAAGCTAAAGGCGTAAGAGTATTAGCTATTACAAATGTAGTAGGAAGTTCTGTAGCCAGAGAAGCTGATGATGTTTTATACACTTGGGCAGGACCTGAAATTGCTGTGGCATCTACAAAGGCTTATACTACTCAGCTTATAACGATGTATATACTAGGATTATTCCTGGCAGAAAATAAAAATACCATGACTAGTGAAGAAATTGAAGATATAAAAAATAGTATGTTAACTCTACCTGAAAAGGCAGAAGAAGTACTAAAACAAAAAGAAGTACTGCAAAAGTTTGCTGAAAGCACTTATATGCAAAAAGATATGTTCTTTTTGGGAAGAGGAATAGATTATGCAGTGGCAATGGAGGGTGCATTAAAGGTAAAGGAAATTTCCTATATACACTCAGAAGCCTATGCTGGCGGAGAATTAAAACATGGAACAATAGCTCTTATAGAAGAAGGAACTATAGTAATTGCACTGGCTACTCAAAATGATTTATATGAGAAGATGTTAAGCAATGTTAAAGAGATAACTACAAGAGGAGCCAAGGTTCTTGGATTAACAGTCGAAGGCAATGAAAGCATAGAGAAAACTGTGGATTCAGCACTATACGTTCCAAAAGTAAATAGTATTTTATTACCTGTAATCACAGTTATATCATTACAATTATTGGCATATTATATTGCAGCAGCTAAAGGGTGCGATATTGATAAACCTAGAAATCTTGCCAAGTCAGTTACGGTGGAATAG